From Kryptolebias marmoratus isolate JLee-2015 linkage group LG15, ASM164957v2, whole genome shotgun sequence, a single genomic window includes:
- the LOC108243314 gene encoding growth arrest-specific protein 1: MRCRCGALALLLPWVLLLLLLPPSLDAQLVCWHALFKCHLEPECELAYGQYLAACEGNLKGTRRQCPSHCISALIRLNSTRSGPDLETCDCAKDADCHGAKRAIEPCLPRRHPSDAGGIGCMEARQRCEEDGVCHASLTAYLSHCGQLFNGRKCSSKCKATIQQMLFIPNGVLLNRCVCDGEERPFCEVVKENMSKLCSIGEHGASDQPELDDVYDDEDYDPRSGREEGYPESCSHSHRLSSCMVLLLLRILF, translated from the coding sequence ATGAGATGTCGGTGCGGCGCGCTGGCTCTCCTTCTCCCCtgggtgctgctgctgctgctgctgccgccgagCCTGGACGCCCAGCTCGTCTGCTGGCATGCGCTCTTTAAGTGCCACCTCGAGCCCGAGTGCGAGCTCGCCTACGGCCAGTACTTGGCGGCGTGCGAGGGCAACCTCAAGGGCACCCGGAGGCAGTGCCCGAGCCACTGCATCAGCGCGCTCATCAGGCTGAACAGCACGCGCAGCGGGCCCGACCTGGAGACGTGCGACTGCGCCAAGGACGCCGACTGCCACGGCGCCAAGAGAGCCATCGAGCCGTGCCTGCCGCGCAGACACCCGAGCGACGCCGGCGGCATCGGCTGCATGGAGGCCCGCCAGCGCTGCGAGGAGGACGGCGTCTGCCACGCCTCCCTGACTGCCTACCTGTCACACTGCGGGCAGCTGTTCAACGGCCGGAAGTGCTCGTCCAAATGCAAGGCCACCATCCAGCAGATGCTGTTCATCCCGAACGGCGTGCTGCTGAACCGCTGCGTCTGCGACGGGGAGGAGAGGCCCTTCTGCGAGGTGGTCAAGGAGAACATGAGCAAACTCTGCTCCATAGGAGAGCACGGCGCCTCGGACCAGCCCGAGCTGGATGACGTCTACGATGATGAGGACTATGACCCCAGGAGCGGCAGGGAGGAGGGTTACCCCGAGAGTTGCTCTCATTCCCACAGGCTGTCCAGCTGCATGGTGCTCCTGCTCCTCAGGATATTGTTCTGA
- the cplx3b gene encoding complexin-3b isoform X1, whose product MAFMVKHVVGGQLKNLTGGLTEEKPEAEKSDAAAQGMTQEEFEQYQQQLEEEKQEREAHFAQKKAERATVRTHFREKYRLPKNEVDETQIQQAGDDVVLPTELAKMIAEDNQEETHKQSVLGQLSNIQNVDIDQLKDKAQATLEDLKKQTENCSLM is encoded by the exons ATGGCTTTCATGGTGAAACACGTGGTGGGGGGGCAGCTGAAGAACCTGACAGGCGGACTGACGGAGGAGAAACCCGAGGCGGAGAAATCGGATGCCGCGGCGCAGGGGATGACTCAAGAGGAATTTGAGCAATATCAGCAACAGTTGGAGGAAGAAAA ACAAGAACGAGAAGCTCATTTTGCCCAGAAGAAAGCTGAGAGGGCCACAGTTAGAACCCACTTCCGGGAAAAGTACAGACTACCGAAG AATGAGGTGGACGAGACGCAGATCCAGCAGGCGGGGGATGACGTGGTGTTGCCCACGGAGCTGGCCAAGATGATCGCTGAGGATAACCAGGAGGAGACACACAAGCAGTCTGTGCTGGGCCAGCTGTCCAACATCCAGAACGTGGACATCGACCAGCTGAAAGACAAGGCCCAGGCTACGCTGGAAGACCtgaaaaagcagacagaaaactgCAGCCTCATGTGA
- the cplx3b gene encoding complexin-3b isoform X2, whose product MDFFFLVIETFFISPTATTTLTSHLTSGYWNRQEREAHFAQKKAERATVRTHFREKYRLPKNEVDETQIQQAGDDVVLPTELAKMIAEDNQEETHKQSVLGQLSNIQNVDIDQLKDKAQATLEDLKKQTENCSLM is encoded by the exons atggattttttttttcttgtcatagAAACCTTCTTTATTTCACCGACTGCTACCACAACGCTGACCTCACATTTGACCTCTGGTTACTGGAACAG ACAAGAACGAGAAGCTCATTTTGCCCAGAAGAAAGCTGAGAGGGCCACAGTTAGAACCCACTTCCGGGAAAAGTACAGACTACCGAAG AATGAGGTGGACGAGACGCAGATCCAGCAGGCGGGGGATGACGTGGTGTTGCCCACGGAGCTGGCCAAGATGATCGCTGAGGATAACCAGGAGGAGACACACAAGCAGTCTGTGCTGGGCCAGCTGTCCAACATCCAGAACGTGGACATCGACCAGCTGAAAGACAAGGCCCAGGCTACGCTGGAAGACCtgaaaaagcagacagaaaactgCAGCCTCATGTGA